In a single window of the Flavobacterium sp. W4I14 genome:
- a CDS encoding hypothetical protein (product_source=Hypo-rule applied; superfamily=50249), with translation MFHKLTRYYLFIISLLLLSCNRKIEQGFEKIPLGMNSTEALIRAIRPNKDYQFWVCIREGYLRNTEIITGKGDISYLMNNKFDDPKLGFIYKMWQGYFYIAYIENNHLKLAINKAQLINFIGKIDSIEEALLIADINNLSVDYERDIGSSYKKVKDGYEFYLVKFHKCTVRTEPFKVNIDTLGNYKARSLGFFYDIHDGICED, from the coding sequence ATGTTCCATAAACTGACAAGATATTATCTTTTTATTATTTCTTTACTACTGTTATCATGCAACAGAAAGATTGAGCAAGGTTTTGAAAAAATCCCGCTGGGGATGAATTCAACTGAAGCACTAATTAGGGCTATTCGACCGAACAAAGATTATCAATTTTGGGTATGTATTCGAGAGGGATATTTGCGTAATACGGAAATCATAACTGGAAAAGGCGACATTTCTTACCTCATGAATAATAAATTCGATGATCCTAAATTAGGCTTCATATACAAAATGTGGCAAGGTTATTTTTATATTGCTTATATAGAAAATAATCACCTAAAACTGGCTATAAATAAAGCCCAACTGATCAATTTTATAGGAAAGATTGACAGCATAGAAGAAGCTTTGCTAATTGCCGATATCAATAATTTATCAGTCGATTATGAAAGAGACATCGGCAGTTCATATAAAAAAGTTAAAGATGGTTATGAATTCTATCTAGTAAAATTTCATAAATGCACCGTTAGAACTGAACCGTTTAAAGTTAATATCGATACATTAGGTAATTACAAAGCTAGGAGCCTAGGCTTTTTCTACGATATCCATGATGGCATTTGTGAGGATTAA